AACAAATAAGGAAAATTTTAGTTGAATTTTTATTTTTTGGTGGAGAAGATGATTAGAGAAAAGAGAAAAGTGGAGGTTATTGGGCTCGAACTACCAATTTTTAAAGGAAATGAACATGTAAATTTGGCAGAGTTGATTGCCCAATACCCATTGGAAGATGGAGATGTTATTGTTATTGCTGAAACACTAATATCAAAAGTTGAAGGCAATATTTTAAAGAAAGAGGATATAAAACCATCAAAAGAGGCAATAGAACTTGCTAAAAAACTTGGAAAAGAACCAGAAGTTATGCATGTTATTTTAGATGAGGCGAAGGAGATTGTGAAAATTGGGAAGAACTTTATAATAACCGAGACAAAGCATGGTTTTGTTTGTGCCAATAGTGGAGTAGATGAGAGTAATGTGGATGGCATAAAACCACTTCCAAAAAACCCAGACGAAAGTGCTGAAAAAATAAGGAAGGAAATTGAAAAAATAACTAAAAAGAAAGTTGGGGTTATAATATCTGATAGTGTTGGAAGGCCCTTTAGAAAAGGAGCAGTAGGAGTAGCGATTGGAGTTAGTGGAATTTTGGCATTATGGGACAGGAAGGGAGAGAAGGATTTATTTGGGAGGGAGTTGAGGACAACAGAAGTGGCTATTGCTGATGAATTGGCGAGTATGGCTAATGTTGTTATGGGAGAAGCAAATGAAGGTATCCCAGTTGTTATTATTAGAAATGCACCAGTTCCTTTTGGGAATGGGAAAGGGAAGGATTTAATTAGAAAGAAGGAAGAGGATGTTTTTAGAAATTAAAGGTGGCAATTATGCAAAAATTTAAATTTTATGATAGAGAAAAAGAACTGAATTATTTAAAAACTTATTGCCAATTACTTCCGAACTCTATTTTATTTGTCTATGGCCCTAAATCTTCAGGAAAATCAACAGTAATGAAAAAAGTTATTAAAGATTTAGAAAATAGAGGAGATTTAGTTTTCTTTTACTATAACCTTAGAGAGTATGCAACACCAACCAAAGAAGAATTTTTAAATATCTTCTTTGAAAAAGGGGATAAAAAATACATTCAAAATTCGTTGGTAATTGATATTAAGGTATTCAAATTTGGAATTGAAGAAAATTTTGATTTTAACAATGTTAGCTTAAACGATGTTTTTAGAAGGATTAAAGAAGATATAAATACAGTTGTTAAAGAAAAAAAGATACCAATCTTAATAATAGACGAATTGCAAAAGTTAAAAAACATTTATTTCAATGGTGGAAAGTCCTTATTAAATGAATTATTTAATTTATTTGTATCTTTAACAAAAATGGAACATCTATGTCATGTTATATGTTTAACATCGGACAGTTTGTTTATTAATGAGATTTATACTAACTCTTCATTGGCAGAAACGTCAGAGTATTATCTAATTGATTGGCTAAAGAAGGAGGATATTAAAAGAATATTAAAAGAAGAAGGATTTAATGAAAAGGAGGTAAATTTTGCAGTTAATTATGTTTCTCTACCTTATGAAATTACCCAACTAATAAACAATAGAAAATTGGGCGTATCAGTTGAAGACACAATAAGAAATTGGATAAATGTTGAAAGAGACCGATTGAAGTATCTAATAGACACATCAGATATTGAAGAAGAAAGAATATTAAATGCATTAAAAAAATTCAAAGATAAAATAAAAATTTCTTATGTAAAAGACGTTAAAAAAGAAGAGTTTTCAGTATTTAAGTATTTGATTGAGAATGAGATTTTGTTTTATGATGTTGTTAATGGAATAATAAAGCCACATTCTTTAAAAAAGATTTATGCTATTAGACGTATTTTGGAAGAGCGATGAATAATAATAAATTTTGAGAATATAATGTAAAAAGGTGTGAGAAATTACCGCAGTTATGTTCCAAATTATACGGCAAAACTTTTAGTTTTGCCAAATATTTCTAACGTACACGACTATAATTTTTGTTGAAATTACTCTTTAATTATAGCAGATGGGGGAGGTGGGCATGAAATATATGGCATTTCTGCTGTTTTTATTTGTCTTACTCCCACAAACATTTGGAGTTAATATGACCGTTGATTTGGGAGATTATGCTTATTTAAAAGTAGTTTCTGATAAGAATATTAGTTCTTACTTAGAGAAAAACTTAAAGGATTATGAAAATATCCATTCAAGATTTGAGGATGGAAAATACAGAACATTTATAAGAATTAATTGGAATAGGAAGGAGTTTATTTACAACATCTCCTCTATTAAAAAACTTGGAAATTTTTCCTACAAAATTGAAAGTGATGCTTATTTGTCTGTTGTTGAATCAAAAGTAAATAACAATACATTAATTGTTAAAGTTGAGCCAAATTATAAAATAATCCTCTTAGGTCTTTGTTTGTTTATTGTGATTCCATTAATTAGTGGTTTGTTGGTAGTTGGTTATATAAGAAAACTAACGAAAAATCTTCCCTCATCAATAAGGGAAAGAGCGGAGTTAAATAAAAAGATTAGCATTTTTACAATATTGCACATGCTTTTATGTTCCGCACTTTTTATTCTTGCGCTGTTTATTTGTGATTTGCCAGCGTTAGTGGTTTATCTTCTTAATTGGGGAGATTTTGGAAGTGCAATGACAATTATAATTGGGATATGCGCAATAATGGTATTCTTTCCTACGATATTTGGGGTTAAGTATCTTCTAAAAATCCACGATGTAAAGAATAGAAGAGGAGCATCCTTGGAAGTTGTTGGGGTTTTGATATTGCCAATGGTTGTTGGATTTTTTGTTATATTCCAACTACCTTCATATTTACCAGATGAGTTCTATAATGCTTTAGAAAGCCTTCCAATACCAATGAGGATTGTATTTTGGATGGTTGTTGGATTTATTGCCTTTTACATTCCTGGAAGGTTAGTAGGGAATATTATAATGAAAAAGAAAGATAAAAGTGAATTATATTATGAAAAAATTTCAAAACTTGTGGATGAATTAATAGAAAAACTAAATGCAAAGAAATTTAAGGAAATTAAAATCATTGAAGGTGATATGGCAAACTCCATGGTTGTTGGACTTCTTAATGAAAAACTAATTTTAACTACAAAATTAATCGATATCCTTAATGAGGATGAATTAAAGACAATCCTTGCACATGAGATAGCACATAAAAAGAAAAAGCATATAAAAATTGGATTGTTTTTGTGGCTTATTTTAGGAGTTTTTATATTTAGCAGTATAGACTACATCTTTGATGTAATTAAAAATGCTTTTGGAGATTATTGGATGGTTGGGATTTCAATATTTACAATTGGTTATTTTTTACTATTTGCTATTGATATGTATTTGAGTAGAAAGAGGGAGAATGAAGCAGACATCATTGCATCACAAATAACGAGCCCAAAAACATATATCAAAGCACTTGCAAAACTTCATTATGCAAACTACATGCCAGAGAAAGGATTTTTAAACATCCTCTCAACACATCCTTCCATGCTAAAAAGGGCTGAATTTGTTGGGGAAAAATTTGGAATACCAAAAGAAGAAATTAAAAAAATTATTGATGAAGCATATAATGAAATTGAAAAGGTGAGTTAATGGTAAAAAAGGTATATGGTATAGGAGTTGGGGTTGGAGATAAGGAATTATTAACCTTAAAGGCAATGAATGTTTTGGAGAAAGTAAATACTGTCTTTGTCCCAATATCAAAGGAAGGAAAAAAATCCATTGCATTGGAGATTGTGAAGGATTATATAAATGGTAAAAAAATAATTGAGTTGCTTTTCCCAATGACAAAAGACAAAGAAATATTAAAAAAATACTGGAATGAGGCGACAGAGAAAATAATGAATGAGGATGGAGAAGTTGCAGTCCTTACTTTGGGAGATCCGACATTGTACAGCACATTTTCCTATGTTTGGAATCTTTTAAAGGACAATGGTGTAGAAGTTGAGATAATAAATGGCATCTCTTCCCCATTTGCTGCTGCAGGGAGGTTGAATATTCCTTTGGTTGAAGGTGACGAAAAACTCTGCATTCTTCCGCAGGGAAAGGACTTGGAGAGGTATTTGGATGAGTTTGATACGATTGTTGTAATGAAAACAACAAATTTAGAGGAGAAACTAAAAGAACTTAACGACAAAAAGGACAAATATCTTATTGGAATTGTTAAAAAAGCAACATTTGAAGATGAAAAAATTGCATTTGGGAAGATAGATGAGATTGATTTTGATGAGTTTAGGGATTATTTGTCAATTGCAATAATAAAGAAGGTTAAATGAATTTCAAATTTATAAATTAAATATTTTGGTAATTCTCAATCAAAACTAAAATATAGTTGTGTGCGTTAGAGATATTTGGCAAAACCCTTTTGGGTTTTGCCGTATAATTTGGAGATATACTATTAGTAAATTTTTAAGGATTGCATAACCATTTTAAATTTTAATGTATGGATAATAATTATTTAGAAATTCATTAACATATAAATAAGTTTAAAAATTAATGGCAAAACCTTTAGGTTTTGCCGTAATATATTTCGCACACGACTATAAATAACAAACAATTAAAATAACTTAAGTAATAATCACAAACAGTGAAAGCATGAGGATATTGGATAGGTGTGTAGGTTGTGGAGAATGTGTTCCATTTTGTCCATTTGAAGCAATAAAAACCTATGGAAAAGCAATAATAGACAAAGAAAAATGCACAAACTGCGGAATTTGCATTAAATATTGCCCAATAAGTGCTATTGAAGAAGACAATTAATTATTATTTTTTTAGTTTGTTATTTTTCAAAAATTAAATAGGTGATTTAATGTATATTGGAAGATTTTT
The sequence above is a segment of the Methanotorris igneus Kol 5 genome. Coding sequences within it:
- a CDS encoding ATP-binding protein produces the protein MQKFKFYDREKELNYLKTYCQLLPNSILFVYGPKSSGKSTVMKKVIKDLENRGDLVFFYYNLREYATPTKEEFLNIFFEKGDKKYIQNSLVIDIKVFKFGIEENFDFNNVSLNDVFRRIKEDINTVVKEKKIPILIIDELQKLKNIYFNGGKSLLNELFNLFVSLTKMEHLCHVICLTSDSLFINEIYTNSSLAETSEYYLIDWLKKEDIKRILKEEGFNEKEVNFAVNYVSLPYEITQLINNRKLGVSVEDTIRNWINVERDRLKYLIDTSDIEEERILNALKKFKDKIKISYVKDVKKEEFSVFKYLIENEILFYDVVNGIIKPHSLKKIYAIRRILEER
- the cobI gene encoding precorrin-2 C(20)-methyltransferase; protein product: MVKKVYGIGVGVGDKELLTLKAMNVLEKVNTVFVPISKEGKKSIALEIVKDYINGKKIIELLFPMTKDKEILKKYWNEATEKIMNEDGEVAVLTLGDPTLYSTFSYVWNLLKDNGVEVEIINGISSPFAAAGRLNIPLVEGDEKLCILPQGKDLERYLDEFDTIVVMKTTNLEEKLKELNDKKDKYLIGIVKKATFEDEKIAFGKIDEIDFDEFRDYLSIAIIKKVK
- a CDS encoding 4Fe-4S binding protein, with the protein product MRILDRCVGCGECVPFCPFEAIKTYGKAIIDKEKCTNCGICIKYCPISAIEEDN
- a CDS encoding coenzyme F420-0:L-glutamate ligase produces the protein MIREKRKVEVIGLELPIFKGNEHVNLAELIAQYPLEDGDVIVIAETLISKVEGNILKKEDIKPSKEAIELAKKLGKEPEVMHVILDEAKEIVKIGKNFIITETKHGFVCANSGVDESNVDGIKPLPKNPDESAEKIRKEIEKITKKKVGVIISDSVGRPFRKGAVGVAIGVSGILALWDRKGEKDLFGRELRTTEVAIADELASMANVVMGEANEGIPVVIIRNAPVPFGNGKGKDLIRKKEEDVFRN
- a CDS encoding M56 family metallopeptidase, with product MKYMAFLLFLFVLLPQTFGVNMTVDLGDYAYLKVVSDKNISSYLEKNLKDYENIHSRFEDGKYRTFIRINWNRKEFIYNISSIKKLGNFSYKIESDAYLSVVESKVNNNTLIVKVEPNYKIILLGLCLFIVIPLISGLLVVGYIRKLTKNLPSSIRERAELNKKISIFTILHMLLCSALFILALFICDLPALVVYLLNWGDFGSAMTIIIGICAIMVFFPTIFGVKYLLKIHDVKNRRGASLEVVGVLILPMVVGFFVIFQLPSYLPDEFYNALESLPIPMRIVFWMVVGFIAFYIPGRLVGNIIMKKKDKSELYYEKISKLVDELIEKLNAKKFKEIKIIEGDMANSMVVGLLNEKLILTTKLIDILNEDELKTILAHEIAHKKKKHIKIGLFLWLILGVFIFSSIDYIFDVIKNAFGDYWMVGISIFTIGYFLLFAIDMYLSRKRENEADIIASQITSPKTYIKALAKLHYANYMPEKGFLNILSTHPSMLKRAEFVGEKFGIPKEEIKKIIDEAYNEIEKVS